A genome region from Musa acuminata AAA Group cultivar baxijiao chromosome BXJ3-5, Cavendish_Baxijiao_AAA, whole genome shotgun sequence includes the following:
- the LOC135638123 gene encoding ubiquitin-like domain-containing protein CIP73 isoform X1, with the protein MAGDQGNCSVQGIGESSDSTIELNVKMLDSRVYTFRVNKDTPVPSLKAKVASATGVPVELQRLIFRGKVLKDDHHLSDYHLDDGHTLHLVARQPVQAQTQPGTVAGDSSRVNDNQGSDSTSNAPHNRIGQVSHSVVLGTVNIGDQGEGVISDIGRVVGAVLQSLGGGILTPGVGASNTPSAANQVSPGGETEGSRNVNGRNQLGNQAQPAVTVVNQPFQVQLASPGSVPRNMVIPDSMTTLLDFINRMELILQNSGSQSSSPSNLRDPPRSDNASLNVNRLPTPDVLASIIEHARLLLSGNAAAAFSRMVERLRRETTSADPMIRSQIQSDAMHMGLVMQHLGAMLLELGRTTMMLRMGPSPDGSFVNSGPAVYISSTGPNPIMVQPFPPQMSPLFTASSPLVNGPSMPLAGGDPLRNINIHILSGTSLAPGVLSSGGRANTGDANRSERQNVEQPRQNGSGSGNADPMRGIPARTVVAAIPARPSGETASQVLSVVYPVHVRSQQSGPPHSGSFQGSHPPVGSGMEPNTSVIVPHPLESGSIPAIVAQVNAHIDGPFAGNALGQSSSFTSQQAAAAQGSHPAMNSESQSDMNVQLPQGSSGMDSISAIVRQINEQIANVISGNSPNQSSSSTAGQQQVAAGSLSTDTDDNFASTHDDNDPDSNNKLFESQISDTTTRGDGKQPQLEGNGFSTTGGHQRSPNLEESSTAGLIGLTSCGSDTNSATLGKFAEKTLMSGVASHDSSSSQASGSGRSTPLGLGLGGLQPKRRSKSTKPVGKDRVSCDATSVNQNQESISRGQEILRSIVSRSSDVNRVNVNSPSTSLPSVLGQFVDGMSLGGQGSQEQVDAGGMISHVLQSPVFNNLLANVAGQTGLGSPADLRSMMEQCTQSPAMRSALNNIVQQVEGEGQDHGSMLLGSGSSEGGIDFSRMIQQMMPMVSQALGRVSSRSPPVTVMGSEHQPQSNNVTHNVERMQDRNVQIDLREARERIEQCDSSGNIFRAMLEGSGNLYGEEMSYEDLQELGDDAELGNEYLEMLQRHIRERLHKQSNSSEKS; encoded by the exons ATTTGGATGATGGTCATACACTGCATTTGGTTGCTAGACAGCCAGTTCAGGCACAAACTCAACCTGGGACAGTCGCAGGGGATTCCTCTCGTGTTAACGACAACCAAG GAAGTGACTCTACCAGCAATGCTCCTCATAATAGGATTGGACAAGTTTCTCACAGTGTTGTTCTTGGAACTGTTAACATTGGTGATCAAGGGGAAGGGGTGATATCTGATATTGGTCGG GTTGTAGGGGCGGTTCTGCAATCTTTAGGAGGAGGGATTCTGACTCCTGGTGTCGGAGCTAGTAACACTCCCTCTGCTGCT AATCAGGTGTCCCCAGGTGGTGAAACAGAAGGCTCCCGTAATGTGAATGGCAGAAACCAGTTAGGTAACCAAGCACAACCAGCAGTTACTGTTGTCAATCAGCCTTTTCAGGTGCAACTTGCTTCGCCAGGGAGTGTGCCGCGGAATATG GTCATTCCTGATTCTATGACGACTCTATTGGATTTCATTAACCGCATGGAgctaattctgcaaaatagtg GTTCTCAGTCATCTTCACCTAGCAATCTGCGGGACCCTCCAAGATCAGATAATGCATCCTTGAACGTTAACAGATTACCAACTCCTGATGTGTTGGCTTCAATAATCGAGCATGCTAGACTACTTCTCAGTGGCAATGCAGCAGCTGCCTTTTCT CGTATGGTTGAACGCCTGAGAAGAGAAACCACTTCTGCTGATCCAATGATACGGAGTCAGATACAGTCTGATGCAATGCATATGGGTTTAGTAATGCAACATTTAGGTGCTATGCTTTTGGAGCTTGGTCGTACAACTATGATGCTACGGATGGGACCATCTCCT GATGGTTCTTTTGTGAATTCTGGACCAGCTGTTTATATATCTTCCACAGGACCAAACCCCATAATGGTTCAG CCTTTTCCTCCTCAAATGAGCCCTCTTTTTACTGCTTCCTCCCCTTTGGTTAATGGACCTTCTATGCCACTTGCTGGTGGGGACCCATTGAGAAATATCAACATCCATATACTTTCTG GGACTTCGTTGGCACCTGGTGTATTATCTTCTGGTGGAAGGGCTAATACAGGGGATGCAAATCGTAGTGAACGCCAGAATGTGGAACAACCAAGGCAGAATGGCAGTGGTTCAGGCAATGCAGATCCAATGCGAGGAATACCAGCAAGAACAGTTGTTGCAGCTATTCCAGCACGTCCCTCTGGTGAAACTGCAAGTCAGGTCCTTAGTGTTGTTTACCCTGTTCATGTAAGGTCTCAGCAGTCAGGTCCTCCACATTCAGGTTCATTTCAAGGGTCCCATCCTCCTGTGGGTAGCGGAATGGAACCTAACACATCAGTCATTGTTCCACATCCTTTAGAATCAGGTAGCATCCCTGCGATAGTAGCACAAGTAAATGCGCACATTGATGGTCCATTTGCTGGCAATGCGCTGGGTCAAAGTTCTTCATTTACAAGTCAGCAGGCTGCTGCAGCTCAAGGTTCTCATCCAGCTATGAATAGTGAGTCACAATCAGATATGAATGTTCAACTTCCACAAGGCTCTTCAGGAATGGATTCTATTTCTGCAATTGTTAGGCAAATAAATGAACAAATTGCTAATGTGATCTCTGGAAATTCCCCAAACCAAAGCTCGTCAAGCACAGCAGGGCAGCAGCAAGTTGCTGCAG GTTCGTTATCAACCGATACTGATGACAATTTTGCGAGTACCCATGATGATAATGATCCTGATTCTAACAACAAATTGTTTGAGTCACAAATTTCTGATACCACCACGCGAGGTGATGGGAAACAG CCTCAGCTAGAAGGAAATGGTTTTTCTACTACTGGGGGCCATCAAAGAAGTCCTAATTTGGAGGAATCTTCGACTGCTGGTTTGATAGGACTCACAAGCTGTGGAAGTGACACTAATTCAGCTACACTGGGGAAATTCGCAGAGAAAACACTGATGTCTGGTGTAGCTTCACATGATTCATCATCAAGCCAGGCTAGTGGGAGTGGTAGGTCCACACCTTTGGGGCTTGGACTTGGAGGTCTGCAACCTAAG AGGCGGAGTAAGTCAACAAAGCCTGTGGGGAAAGACAGAGTATCCTGTGATGCGACTTCAGTAAATCAGAATCAGGAATCTATTTCTAGGGGCCAAGAAATTCTCAGATCTATCGTCTCTCGGAGCTCTGATGTTAACAGAGTAAATGTAAATAGTCCATCTACTTCATTGCCCTCTGTTCTTGGTCAGTTTGTGGATGGCATGTCTTTGGGAGGGCAAGGTTCCCAGGAACAAGTAGATGCTGGCGGCATGATCTCTCATGTCCTCCAGAGCCCTGTGTTTAATAATTTATTGGCCAATGTGGCTGGGCAGACTGGGCTAGGTTCCCCTGCTGATCTTAGAAGCATGATGGAGCAATGCACCCAGAGTCCAGCAATGAGGAGTGCCCTGAATAACATTGTACAGCAAGTGGAAGGGGAAGGTCAAGATCATGGGAGCATGTTACTGGGGTCTGGAAGTAGTGAAGGTGGAATTGACTTTTCAAGAATGATTCAACAAATGATGCCCATGGTATCACAAGCTCTTGGCAGGGTGTCATCTCGCTCTCCGCCTGTTACTGTCATGGGATCTGAACATCAGCCTCAAAGTAATAACGTGACCCACAACGTTGAGAGAATGCAAGATCGAAATGTTCAG ATTGATCTTCGTGAAGCGCGGGAAAGAATTGAACAATGTGATTCTTCTGGAAATATTTTTCGTGCCATGCTTGAAGGTTCAGGCAATCTGTATGGTGAAGAGATGAGTTACGAAGACCTTCAAGAACTTGGAGATGATGCGGAGCTTGGTAAT GAATATTTGGAGATGTTGCAACGTCATATTCGTGAGAGACTGCATAAACAATCCAATTCGTCGGAGAAGTCCTGA
- the LOC135638123 gene encoding ubiquitin-like domain-containing protein CIP73 isoform X2 has product MAGDQGNCSVQGIGESSDSTIELNVKMLDSRVYTFRVNKDTPVPSLKAKVASATGVPVELQRLIFRGKVLKDDHHLSDYHLDDGHTLHLVARQPVQAQTQPGTVAGDSSRVNDNQGSDSTSNAPHNRIGQVSHSVVLGTVNIGDQGEGVISDIGRVVGAVLQSLGGGILTPGVGASNTPSAANQVSPGGETEGSRNVNGRNQLGNQAQPAVTVVNQPFQVQLASPGSVPRNMVIPDSMTTLLDFINRMELILQNSGSQSSSPSNLRDPPRSDNASLNVNRLPTPDVLASIIEHARLLLSGNAAAAFSRMVERLRRETTSADPMIRSQIQSDAMHMGLVMQHLGAMLLELGRTTMMLRMGPSPDGSFVNSGPAVYISSTGPNPIMVQPFPPQMSPLFTASSPLVNGPSMPLAGGDPLRNINIHILSGTSLAPGVLSSGGRANTGDANRSERQNVEQPRQNGSGSGNADPMRGIPARTVVAAIPARPSGETASQVLSVVYPVHVRSQQSGPPHSGSFQGSHPPVGSGMEPNTSVIVPHPLESGSIPAIVAQVNAHIDGPFAGNALGQSSSFTSQQAAAAQGSHPAMNSESQSDMNVQLPQGSSGMDSISAIVRQINEQIANVISGNSPNQSSSSTAGQQQVAAGSLSTDTDDNFASTHDDNDPDSNNKLFESQISDTTTRGDGKQLEGNGFSTTGGHQRSPNLEESSTAGLIGLTSCGSDTNSATLGKFAEKTLMSGVASHDSSSSQASGSGRSTPLGLGLGGLQPKRRSKSTKPVGKDRVSCDATSVNQNQESISRGQEILRSIVSRSSDVNRVNVNSPSTSLPSVLGQFVDGMSLGGQGSQEQVDAGGMISHVLQSPVFNNLLANVAGQTGLGSPADLRSMMEQCTQSPAMRSALNNIVQQVEGEGQDHGSMLLGSGSSEGGIDFSRMIQQMMPMVSQALGRVSSRSPPVTVMGSEHQPQSNNVTHNVERMQDRNVQIDLREARERIEQCDSSGNIFRAMLEGSGNLYGEEMSYEDLQELGDDAELGNEYLEMLQRHIRERLHKQSNSSEKS; this is encoded by the exons ATTTGGATGATGGTCATACACTGCATTTGGTTGCTAGACAGCCAGTTCAGGCACAAACTCAACCTGGGACAGTCGCAGGGGATTCCTCTCGTGTTAACGACAACCAAG GAAGTGACTCTACCAGCAATGCTCCTCATAATAGGATTGGACAAGTTTCTCACAGTGTTGTTCTTGGAACTGTTAACATTGGTGATCAAGGGGAAGGGGTGATATCTGATATTGGTCGG GTTGTAGGGGCGGTTCTGCAATCTTTAGGAGGAGGGATTCTGACTCCTGGTGTCGGAGCTAGTAACACTCCCTCTGCTGCT AATCAGGTGTCCCCAGGTGGTGAAACAGAAGGCTCCCGTAATGTGAATGGCAGAAACCAGTTAGGTAACCAAGCACAACCAGCAGTTACTGTTGTCAATCAGCCTTTTCAGGTGCAACTTGCTTCGCCAGGGAGTGTGCCGCGGAATATG GTCATTCCTGATTCTATGACGACTCTATTGGATTTCATTAACCGCATGGAgctaattctgcaaaatagtg GTTCTCAGTCATCTTCACCTAGCAATCTGCGGGACCCTCCAAGATCAGATAATGCATCCTTGAACGTTAACAGATTACCAACTCCTGATGTGTTGGCTTCAATAATCGAGCATGCTAGACTACTTCTCAGTGGCAATGCAGCAGCTGCCTTTTCT CGTATGGTTGAACGCCTGAGAAGAGAAACCACTTCTGCTGATCCAATGATACGGAGTCAGATACAGTCTGATGCAATGCATATGGGTTTAGTAATGCAACATTTAGGTGCTATGCTTTTGGAGCTTGGTCGTACAACTATGATGCTACGGATGGGACCATCTCCT GATGGTTCTTTTGTGAATTCTGGACCAGCTGTTTATATATCTTCCACAGGACCAAACCCCATAATGGTTCAG CCTTTTCCTCCTCAAATGAGCCCTCTTTTTACTGCTTCCTCCCCTTTGGTTAATGGACCTTCTATGCCACTTGCTGGTGGGGACCCATTGAGAAATATCAACATCCATATACTTTCTG GGACTTCGTTGGCACCTGGTGTATTATCTTCTGGTGGAAGGGCTAATACAGGGGATGCAAATCGTAGTGAACGCCAGAATGTGGAACAACCAAGGCAGAATGGCAGTGGTTCAGGCAATGCAGATCCAATGCGAGGAATACCAGCAAGAACAGTTGTTGCAGCTATTCCAGCACGTCCCTCTGGTGAAACTGCAAGTCAGGTCCTTAGTGTTGTTTACCCTGTTCATGTAAGGTCTCAGCAGTCAGGTCCTCCACATTCAGGTTCATTTCAAGGGTCCCATCCTCCTGTGGGTAGCGGAATGGAACCTAACACATCAGTCATTGTTCCACATCCTTTAGAATCAGGTAGCATCCCTGCGATAGTAGCACAAGTAAATGCGCACATTGATGGTCCATTTGCTGGCAATGCGCTGGGTCAAAGTTCTTCATTTACAAGTCAGCAGGCTGCTGCAGCTCAAGGTTCTCATCCAGCTATGAATAGTGAGTCACAATCAGATATGAATGTTCAACTTCCACAAGGCTCTTCAGGAATGGATTCTATTTCTGCAATTGTTAGGCAAATAAATGAACAAATTGCTAATGTGATCTCTGGAAATTCCCCAAACCAAAGCTCGTCAAGCACAGCAGGGCAGCAGCAAGTTGCTGCAG GTTCGTTATCAACCGATACTGATGACAATTTTGCGAGTACCCATGATGATAATGATCCTGATTCTAACAACAAATTGTTTGAGTCACAAATTTCTGATACCACCACGCGAGGTGATGGGAAACAG CTAGAAGGAAATGGTTTTTCTACTACTGGGGGCCATCAAAGAAGTCCTAATTTGGAGGAATCTTCGACTGCTGGTTTGATAGGACTCACAAGCTGTGGAAGTGACACTAATTCAGCTACACTGGGGAAATTCGCAGAGAAAACACTGATGTCTGGTGTAGCTTCACATGATTCATCATCAAGCCAGGCTAGTGGGAGTGGTAGGTCCACACCTTTGGGGCTTGGACTTGGAGGTCTGCAACCTAAG AGGCGGAGTAAGTCAACAAAGCCTGTGGGGAAAGACAGAGTATCCTGTGATGCGACTTCAGTAAATCAGAATCAGGAATCTATTTCTAGGGGCCAAGAAATTCTCAGATCTATCGTCTCTCGGAGCTCTGATGTTAACAGAGTAAATGTAAATAGTCCATCTACTTCATTGCCCTCTGTTCTTGGTCAGTTTGTGGATGGCATGTCTTTGGGAGGGCAAGGTTCCCAGGAACAAGTAGATGCTGGCGGCATGATCTCTCATGTCCTCCAGAGCCCTGTGTTTAATAATTTATTGGCCAATGTGGCTGGGCAGACTGGGCTAGGTTCCCCTGCTGATCTTAGAAGCATGATGGAGCAATGCACCCAGAGTCCAGCAATGAGGAGTGCCCTGAATAACATTGTACAGCAAGTGGAAGGGGAAGGTCAAGATCATGGGAGCATGTTACTGGGGTCTGGAAGTAGTGAAGGTGGAATTGACTTTTCAAGAATGATTCAACAAATGATGCCCATGGTATCACAAGCTCTTGGCAGGGTGTCATCTCGCTCTCCGCCTGTTACTGTCATGGGATCTGAACATCAGCCTCAAAGTAATAACGTGACCCACAACGTTGAGAGAATGCAAGATCGAAATGTTCAG ATTGATCTTCGTGAAGCGCGGGAAAGAATTGAACAATGTGATTCTTCTGGAAATATTTTTCGTGCCATGCTTGAAGGTTCAGGCAATCTGTATGGTGAAGAGATGAGTTACGAAGACCTTCAAGAACTTGGAGATGATGCGGAGCTTGGTAAT GAATATTTGGAGATGTTGCAACGTCATATTCGTGAGAGACTGCATAAACAATCCAATTCGTCGGAGAAGTCCTGA
- the LOC135638123 gene encoding ubiquitin-like domain-containing protein CIP73 isoform X3 gives MAGDQGNCSVQGIGESSDSTIELNVKMLDSRVYTFRVNKDTPVPSLKAKVASATGVPVELQRLIFRGKVLKDDHHLSDYHLDDGHTLHLVARQPVQAQTQPGTVAGDSSRVNDNQGSDSTSNAPHNRIGQVSHSVVLGTVNIGDQGEGVISDIGRVVGAVLQSLGGGILTPGVGASNTPSAANQVSPGGETEGSRNVNGRNQLGNQAQPAVTVVNQPFQVQLASPGSVPRNMVIPDSMTTLLDFINRMELILQNSGSQSSSPSNLRDPPRSDNASLNVNRLPTPDVLASIIEHARLLLSGNAAAAFSRMVERLRRETTSADPMIRSQIQSDAMHMGLVMQHLGAMLLELGRTTMMLRMGPSPDGSFVNSGPAVYISSTGPNPIMVQPFPPQMSPLFTASSPLVNGPSMPLAGGDPLRNINIHILSGTSLAPGVLSSGGRANTGDANRSERQNVEQPRQNGSGSGNADPMRGIPARTVVAAIPARPSGETASQVLSVVYPVHVRSQQSGPPHSGSFQGSHPPVGSGMEPNTSVIVPHPLESGSIPAIVAQVNAHIDGPFAGNALGQSSSFTSQQAAAAQGSHPAMNSESQSDMNVQLPQGSSGMDSISAIVRQINEQIANVISGNSPNQSSSSTAGQQQVAAGSLSTDTDDNFASTHDDNDPDSNNKLFESQISDTTTRGDGKQPQLEGNGFSTTGGHQRSPNLEESSTAGLIGLTSCGSDTNSATLGKFAEKTLMSGVASHDSSSSQASGSGRSTPLGLGLGGLQPKRRSKSTKPVGKDRVSCDATSVNQNQESISRGQEILRSIVSRSSDVNRVNVNSPSTSLPSVLGQFVDGMSLGGQGSQEQVDAGGMISHVLQSPVFNNLLANVAGQTGLGSPADLRSMMEQCTQSPAMRSALNNIVQQVEGEGQDHGSMLLGSGSSEGGIDFSRMIQQMMPMVSQALGRVSSRSPPVTVMGSEHQPQSNNVTHNVERMQDRNVQIDLREARERIEQCDSSGNIFRAMLEGSGNLYGEEMSYEDLQELGDDAELGIFGDVATSYS, from the exons ATTTGGATGATGGTCATACACTGCATTTGGTTGCTAGACAGCCAGTTCAGGCACAAACTCAACCTGGGACAGTCGCAGGGGATTCCTCTCGTGTTAACGACAACCAAG GAAGTGACTCTACCAGCAATGCTCCTCATAATAGGATTGGACAAGTTTCTCACAGTGTTGTTCTTGGAACTGTTAACATTGGTGATCAAGGGGAAGGGGTGATATCTGATATTGGTCGG GTTGTAGGGGCGGTTCTGCAATCTTTAGGAGGAGGGATTCTGACTCCTGGTGTCGGAGCTAGTAACACTCCCTCTGCTGCT AATCAGGTGTCCCCAGGTGGTGAAACAGAAGGCTCCCGTAATGTGAATGGCAGAAACCAGTTAGGTAACCAAGCACAACCAGCAGTTACTGTTGTCAATCAGCCTTTTCAGGTGCAACTTGCTTCGCCAGGGAGTGTGCCGCGGAATATG GTCATTCCTGATTCTATGACGACTCTATTGGATTTCATTAACCGCATGGAgctaattctgcaaaatagtg GTTCTCAGTCATCTTCACCTAGCAATCTGCGGGACCCTCCAAGATCAGATAATGCATCCTTGAACGTTAACAGATTACCAACTCCTGATGTGTTGGCTTCAATAATCGAGCATGCTAGACTACTTCTCAGTGGCAATGCAGCAGCTGCCTTTTCT CGTATGGTTGAACGCCTGAGAAGAGAAACCACTTCTGCTGATCCAATGATACGGAGTCAGATACAGTCTGATGCAATGCATATGGGTTTAGTAATGCAACATTTAGGTGCTATGCTTTTGGAGCTTGGTCGTACAACTATGATGCTACGGATGGGACCATCTCCT GATGGTTCTTTTGTGAATTCTGGACCAGCTGTTTATATATCTTCCACAGGACCAAACCCCATAATGGTTCAG CCTTTTCCTCCTCAAATGAGCCCTCTTTTTACTGCTTCCTCCCCTTTGGTTAATGGACCTTCTATGCCACTTGCTGGTGGGGACCCATTGAGAAATATCAACATCCATATACTTTCTG GGACTTCGTTGGCACCTGGTGTATTATCTTCTGGTGGAAGGGCTAATACAGGGGATGCAAATCGTAGTGAACGCCAGAATGTGGAACAACCAAGGCAGAATGGCAGTGGTTCAGGCAATGCAGATCCAATGCGAGGAATACCAGCAAGAACAGTTGTTGCAGCTATTCCAGCACGTCCCTCTGGTGAAACTGCAAGTCAGGTCCTTAGTGTTGTTTACCCTGTTCATGTAAGGTCTCAGCAGTCAGGTCCTCCACATTCAGGTTCATTTCAAGGGTCCCATCCTCCTGTGGGTAGCGGAATGGAACCTAACACATCAGTCATTGTTCCACATCCTTTAGAATCAGGTAGCATCCCTGCGATAGTAGCACAAGTAAATGCGCACATTGATGGTCCATTTGCTGGCAATGCGCTGGGTCAAAGTTCTTCATTTACAAGTCAGCAGGCTGCTGCAGCTCAAGGTTCTCATCCAGCTATGAATAGTGAGTCACAATCAGATATGAATGTTCAACTTCCACAAGGCTCTTCAGGAATGGATTCTATTTCTGCAATTGTTAGGCAAATAAATGAACAAATTGCTAATGTGATCTCTGGAAATTCCCCAAACCAAAGCTCGTCAAGCACAGCAGGGCAGCAGCAAGTTGCTGCAG GTTCGTTATCAACCGATACTGATGACAATTTTGCGAGTACCCATGATGATAATGATCCTGATTCTAACAACAAATTGTTTGAGTCACAAATTTCTGATACCACCACGCGAGGTGATGGGAAACAG CCTCAGCTAGAAGGAAATGGTTTTTCTACTACTGGGGGCCATCAAAGAAGTCCTAATTTGGAGGAATCTTCGACTGCTGGTTTGATAGGACTCACAAGCTGTGGAAGTGACACTAATTCAGCTACACTGGGGAAATTCGCAGAGAAAACACTGATGTCTGGTGTAGCTTCACATGATTCATCATCAAGCCAGGCTAGTGGGAGTGGTAGGTCCACACCTTTGGGGCTTGGACTTGGAGGTCTGCAACCTAAG AGGCGGAGTAAGTCAACAAAGCCTGTGGGGAAAGACAGAGTATCCTGTGATGCGACTTCAGTAAATCAGAATCAGGAATCTATTTCTAGGGGCCAAGAAATTCTCAGATCTATCGTCTCTCGGAGCTCTGATGTTAACAGAGTAAATGTAAATAGTCCATCTACTTCATTGCCCTCTGTTCTTGGTCAGTTTGTGGATGGCATGTCTTTGGGAGGGCAAGGTTCCCAGGAACAAGTAGATGCTGGCGGCATGATCTCTCATGTCCTCCAGAGCCCTGTGTTTAATAATTTATTGGCCAATGTGGCTGGGCAGACTGGGCTAGGTTCCCCTGCTGATCTTAGAAGCATGATGGAGCAATGCACCCAGAGTCCAGCAATGAGGAGTGCCCTGAATAACATTGTACAGCAAGTGGAAGGGGAAGGTCAAGATCATGGGAGCATGTTACTGGGGTCTGGAAGTAGTGAAGGTGGAATTGACTTTTCAAGAATGATTCAACAAATGATGCCCATGGTATCACAAGCTCTTGGCAGGGTGTCATCTCGCTCTCCGCCTGTTACTGTCATGGGATCTGAACATCAGCCTCAAAGTAATAACGTGACCCACAACGTTGAGAGAATGCAAGATCGAAATGTTCAG ATTGATCTTCGTGAAGCGCGGGAAAGAATTGAACAATGTGATTCTTCTGGAAATATTTTTCGTGCCATGCTTGAAGGTTCAGGCAATCTGTATGGTGAAGAGATGAGTTACGAAGACCTTCAAGAACTTGGAGATGATGCGGAGCTTG GAATATTTGGAGATGTTGCAACGTCATATTCGTGA